The genomic DNA CCGCCCTCCGCCTCGGCACCCGCTGACCCGATCGGCGAAGAGCCCCGGTGACCGCGAGGTCGCCGGGGCTCCGTCGTGGCCGGGCTCAGGACAGGCGGCCGTCGTGCATCTCCAGGACGCGGTCGACGCGGCCGAGGAGGTCGCGGTCGTGGGTGACCATGACGGTGGCCGTGGAGTGGGCGCGGGTGATCTCGGCGAGCAGGGTGACGATCTGGGCGCCGCGCTCGTGGTCGAGGGCGGAGGTGGGCTCGTCGACCAGCAGGACGGAGGGCTCGCCGAACAGGGCGCGGGCGATGTTGACCCGCTGGCGCTCGCCGCCGGAGAGCTGGTGCGGGCGGCGCCGCTGCTTGGCGCCCTCCAGGCCGACCGAGGCCAGCAGCTCCTCGGCGCGGCGCCGGGCCTCCCGGGGGCGCCGGCCGCGGACCGACTCCAGCACCAGCAGCTGCTCGACGGCGGTGAGCGAGGCGAGCAGGTTGGACTGCTGGAAGACGATGCCGAGCCGGTCGCGGCGCAGCGCGGTGCGCTCCCGGTCGCCGAGCGCGCCCGCGTCGACGCCGTCGATCAGCACCTCGCCGCAGTCGGGGCGCAGCAGGGTCGCGGCGACCGCCAGCAGGCTGGACTTGCCGGAGCCGGACGGCCCGGCGACGGCGGTGAACTCGCCGGGCGCGACGTCCAGCGAGACCGCGTCCAGCGCGGTGAGCCGGGCCTCGCCGTCGGGGTAGGTCAGGGTGACGTCGCGCAGGGCGAGACCGGTGCGGGTGGTCAGGGTGTCGAGTGCGGTGGTCATCGGTTGGCCCCCAGGGCAGCCAGCGGGTCGACGGCGGTGATGCGGCGGACGGCGAGCGCGGCCCCGGCGAGGCCGAGCAGGACCATCACGGAGACCGGCACGGCCACGCTGGAGGCGCTGACCGCGAAGGGCACGGCGGCGGCCGCGAACAGCCCGCCGAGGCCGCCGACCGCCCCGCCGAGCAGCGCGCCGCCGAGCAGGACGGCCGCGGCCTGCGCCAGCGCGTCGCGCACCAGGTAGCCGCTGGACGCGCCGACCGCCTTGAGCACCGCGATGTCGGGCTTGCGCTGCACCGTCCACACCGTGAAGAAGGCACCGACCACCAGGGCGCTCACCGCGAACAGGAAGCCCTGGATCATCTGCAGGCTGCCCTGCTCGGCCGCGTACCCGTTGATGCCGGACAGCGCGTCGGACAGCGGCACGGTGTCGGTGGACTGCCGGGCGTCGAGTGCGGCGAGGCCGCCGGGCGAGCCGGTCAGGGCGAGCGCGGTCGGCTGGGACTGGCCGGACACCTGCTCCCAGGTGGCCACGGTGGTCCACACCGTCGGCGCGTGGGAGAAGGAGCGCTCGGCGGCGAGACCGGAGACGGTCAGCCGCTTCGGGCCGACCGCGACCTGGTCGCCCACCGCCAGGCGGTACTTCGCCGCGGTGTCGGCGCCGACCACGAGCTGCCCGTCCTGCGGGGCGCCGCCGGCGGAGAGCGGCGGCAGCATCGCGGCGGTGGTGCCGACCACGGAGACCGAGGCGGCCGCGTCGGAGGCGGTCAGCCGGGTCATCGAGATGCCCAGCGGCGCCACCGAGCGCACGCCCGGCGCGGCGGCGAACGCGGCCTGCTGCTGCGCGGAGACCGTGCTGTTGCTGAACGACACCTCCGGCGCCGCGCCCGCGGGCGCGCCGAAGACGATCCGGTCGGCGGGCAGCTCGGCGACGGTCGACGAGGCGGCCGAGGCCAGCCCGCCGGTCAGTCCGTACAGGAACACGACCAGGGTCGTTATCAAGGTGACGACCGCGCCCATCAGGGCGAAGCGCCCCTTGGCGAAGCGGATGTCACGCAGTGCGACGAACACGGGGACCTTCCGGGACGAGGGTGGATACCTGCTGCTGAGTACCCCTCCACCCTGGCGAACCGGGGTGCCCCTGCCATCGGGGAGACGTACGGGTCCGCCGCCGCACAGGCGGTGGACCTGCAAATACATCGAACGGTTGATGCCGGGCCGCTCCTGCGCGGCCGCCGCACCCCGTACCCTCGGAAGGCGTGTCCCGTACCGAACCGCCCGCACCCGAGAGTCCCGTCCACTCTGCCCGCACCCCCGCCCTGCGGCTGATGAACCTCGCCCTGCACGGGCTGTTCTTCACCCTGCTGGGCGTGCTGCTGGTCCGGGGCGTGGTCGGCGGCAGTCTCGGCGCGGGCGGCCTCGCCACCGCCGGGGTGCTCGCGGCCGTCTACGCGTCGGGGGGCGTGGCGGAGCGGGTCCGCGACACCCGGCTGTGGGCCGGCGTCTGGCTCGGCGCGGTCGTCGCGCTGTGGATCGCGCTCACCCTGCAGCACCCCGAGTTCTGCTACCTCGCCTTCCCGCTGTACTTCGTCTGCCTGCACGTGCTGCCGCTGCGCTGGTCGCTGACCGCCGTGCTCGCGCTCACCGGCGTGGTGGTCGCCGCCCAGGCCTCCACCCCCGGCGGGCTCACCGTCCCCAAGGTCCTCGGCCCGGTCGCCGGCGCCGCCGTCGCCCTGCTCACCGCGTACGGCTACGCCGCCCTCTACCGGGAGAGCCGGGCCCGGCAGCAGCTCATCGACGACCTGGTCCGCACCCGCGACGAGCTCGCCGCCAGCCAGCGCGAGGCGGGCGTGCTCGCCGAGCGGCAGCGCCTCGCCCGCGAGATCCACGACACCCTCGCCCAGGGCCTGTCCAGCATCGTGCTGCTCGCCCGGTCCGCCGAGGCCACCCTGACCACCCACCCGGGGGCCGCCGCCGAGCGGATCCGCGAGGTCCAGGACACCGCCTCCGCCAACCTCGCGGAGGCCCGCCGGTTCGTCCACGCGCTCGCCCCGCCCGCGCTCGACGACGCCACCCTGACCGAGGCGCTGCGACGCCTCGCCGGCGGCGCCGACGCCGACTTCCACCTCGACGGCGAGCCCTACCCGCTGCCGGTCGAGGCCGAGGTCGCGCTGCTGCGCCTCACCCAGGAGGCGCTCGCCAACGCCGTCCGGCACGCCCGCGCCTCCCGGATCGCGGTCACCCTCAGCTACCTCGACGACGAGGTCACCCTGGACGTCTTCGACGACGGCATCGGCTTCGACGCGGTCACCGCCCCCGGCCCCGACTCCTTCGGCCTGCACGGCATGCACGAGCGGATCACCGCCCTCGGCGGCACCCTCACCGTCGAGTCCGCCCCCGGCGAGGGCACCGCCGTCGCCGTCTCCCTGCCGCTGCGCGCGATCGGGACGGCGGAGAGCGTGCCCACCGGGGCCCCGGTGGCGGTGGTCCAGTGATCCGCGTACTGCTGGTGGACGACCACCCCGTGGTCCGGCGCGGCCTGCGCGCCATGGTCGACGACCTGCCCGACGTCGAGGCGGTCGGCGAGGCCGCGGACGGGGCGGCCGCGCTCGCCCTGCTCGACGGGCCCGGCCCCCGCCCCGACGTGGTCCTGATGGACCTCCAGATGGGCAGCGGCATGCACGGCGTCGAGGCCACCCGGCGGATCACCGCGCTGCCCTCGCCGCCCGCCGTGCTGATCCTCACCACCTACTCCACCGACGCCGACATCCTCGCCGCCGTCGAGGCCGGGGCCACCGGCTACCTGCTCAAGGACGCCCCGCCCGAGGAGGTCGCCGCCGCCGTCCACGCCGCCGCCCGCGGCGAGACCGTGCTCGCCCCGCCGGTCGCCGCCCGCCTGCTCGGCCGGGTCCGGGCCGGGCGCCCGACCCTCAGCCCGCGCGAGGCGGAGATCCTCCAGCTCCTCGCCGAGGGCCTCGCCAACCGGCAGATCTCCAAGCGCCTGTTCATCAGCGAGGCCACCGTGAAGACGCACCTGGTCCACATCTACGACAAGCTCGGCGTCGACTCGCGCACCTCCGCCATCGCCGCCGGCCTCAGCACCGGGCTGATCCGCCCGGCCGCCTCCTGAGCCGCCCGCGCCCGGTGCCGCCCGGGCTCGGATAGCATCCGGGGAGTCGAAGGACCTCCGAAGAGAAGAAGTTCCCTGGTGCTCCAGGACTCCCCGTCCCCGGTGTGGGACACGCTCGACCACCACTACGGCCCGGCCGGCGACCTTCCGGCGCTGATCGCCCGGTGCGCCGGTGCGGACCCGGAGACAGCGGACCGCGCGTTCGGCGAGCTGCACAACAAGGTCTTCCACCAAGGCGGAGCGGTCGTCTCCGCCGCGCCGCCGGTCCTTCCCGTGCTGCTCGGCTGGGCCGCCGACCCCGGCTGCCGGCTGCGGTGCGGAGCCGTCCGGCTGATCGGTTCACTGGCCAAGGTGGGGCGTCAGGCCGCGCCCCGGTTCGTCACGCCCGCCTGGCCCGCCGCCTGGGACGGCGCCGTCCCCGTCCTGGTGGAGCTGCTCGACGACCCGGACCCGCGGGTCCGCCGGGAGGTCGGCTTCCCGCTGGCCCAGGCCGTGCGGGCGGCCGACCGGGTCCTGCCCGCCCTCCACCGGCGCTGGCAGGTGGAGGAGGACGAGGCCGCCCGGATCGGCCTGGTCATGGCGGCGGGTCAGCTGCTCCGGCACCTGGACGGGGAGTGGCCGGCGGAGAGCGTCGACTGGCTGCTGTCGCTGACCGCCCGGCACGAGCCCGCGCAGCGGCTGGCCGGGGCGGTCGCCCTGCGCCGGAGCGGCCTGGGCGGGCGCGACGCCCGGCACATCGACGTCATCGCGGAGGCCCTCGGTCGCAGCGACGTCGGCCCCTGGGTCGACGCCTGGTGCGGACCCCACCGGCCCGACCGGCTGGCGCCGCAGGCGGACGCCGCGCTCGGCGACGACCGCGCCGGACGCGTCCGCCTCAGCACCCTGCTGCTGACCGGCCCGGGCGGACCTGGCGCCCCGGGGCTGTGGACCGCGGGCGAAGTGATGAGCCGCTGGCGCTCCCCGGTGGACGAGCTGCTGCCCCGGGTGGCCGATCGGCTGGCCGACCCGGACCCCGAGGTGCGGACCCTGGCCGTCGAACTGGTCGCTGCCTGCGGGAGTCGCGGCGTGCCGTGGGCCGACCGGCTGGCCGAACTCGCCCGCGCGCCCGAACCGGCCGTGGCGCTCGGAGCACTCCACGCGCTGTCCGGGATCGGGGACGCGCGGGTCGTCGCCCCGCTCGCCGAGCGGCTGGCGGCCGGCGACCCCGCCACGGCGTTCGCCTCGCGGGGCCTGGCCCACTTCGGGTGCGGGCCCACGCTGACCAGGCTCCTCGAACCGCTGCGGGCCCACGCGGACGTGCTGTTGCCACTGCTGATCGGGCGACTGCGAGCGGCCCGGACGCGCGACGAGCGGCGGGACCTCGTCCTGCTGCTCGCCGCCTGGGGGCCGGCGGCCGCCCCGGCCACCGGAGAACTGCTGCGACTGGTCGGGACGGAGGCCGAACCGTGGGCGCTCGACGCCCTGGTGGCCGTCGGCACGGCGCCGGCCCGGGAGGCGGTCCGGGCGGCAGGCCCGGACGGGCCCCCGGACGCCGGCCCGGGCGAGCGGCACCGCGTGGCCGTCCGGTACTGGCGCGCGAGCGGCGACCCGGAGCCGCTGCTCGCCCGGCTGGGGCAGGAGTCGGCGGACCTGCTGCCCGGGCTCGTCGCCGAGCTGGGGCCGCTCGCGCGCCGGTTGGAACCCCGACTGCGGGAGCGGGTCGGGCCGCGCGAGCGGGACTGGAACCAGGTCGACCTCGCCCACGCGCTGTGGCGGATCACGGGGACGCCCGAGGACGCCCACGCCACCGTCGTCGCGCTGCGGTTCGCGCTGCCCGGGGAGGCCGGGATCGGGAGGCGCGCCGAGCGGTCGATCGCCCGGATCGGCGGGATCGGCCCGGACGCGGCGGGTGCCGCGCCGCTGCTGCGGCCGCTGCTGACCGTGGACCGGCGTCCGGTGCCCGGTCAGGGCGTCAGCGCGATCGCGGACGACGACCGGCTCTGCGCGACGGTCGGGCGCACGCTCTCCCGTCTCGGGTAGGGCTCGGATCGTGTCATCCCGGCCGGGGCGGGGACGGCGACGACCCTGCGGCGGTCCGCGGCGCGGGGAGCTGACGGGGTGTCGTGTCGGGGTGCCGGCGGCGGGGCGGGCCGTGCGTAGGGTGGCCGGGACGGAGCAGCTGCGGAAGGTGGTCGGGATGGGGCTCGGGCTCGCGGTCGGGGTGGTGGCGGCGCCGATGGCCGGCGGCGGGTCGACGCCGGAGCTGGTGGCGGCGGTCGGCGGGGCCGGCGGGCTGGGCTTCCTGGCGGCCGGGTACCGGACGGCGGCCGGGATGGCGGAGCAGATCCGTGCCACCCGGGCGCTGACGGACCGTCCGTTCGGGATGAACCTGTTCGTGCCGGGTCCGGCGGCCGATCCGGCGGTGGTGGCGGCGTACCGGGAGCGGCTGCTGCCGGAGGCGCGGCGGTGGGGCGTGGAGCTGCCGGAGCGGGTGGCGGAGGACCGGGACGACTGGGAGGCGAAGCTGGCGGCGCTGGTGGCCGACCCGGTGGCGTACGTGTCGTACACCTTCGGGCTGCCGAGCGCGGCGGAGGCGGCCCAGGTGCGGGCGGCGGGCACGGTGCAGGTGGGGACGGTGACGAGCGCCGCGGAGGCGGTGGCGGCGGCCGGGCGGGGCATGGACGCGCTGACCGTGCAGGGCCCGGAGGCGGGCGGGCACCGGGGGACGCACCGAGCGGAGGACGAGCCGGGCAGCGCCCCGCTGCTCGAACTGCTGGCGGCGGTACGGCGGGTGACGGACCTGCCGCTGATCGCGGCGGGCGGCCTGGCGGACGGCCCGGGCATCGCGGCGGCGCTGGACGCGGGCGCGGAGGCGGTGCAGCTGGGCACGGCGTTCCTGCGCAGCGACGAGTCGGGGGCGTCCCCGGCGCACCGGCGGGCGCTGCTGGAGCTGGGGGAGACGGTGGTGACCCGGGCGTTCACCGGGCGGCCGGCGCGGGGGCTGCGCAACGCGTTCATCGACCGGTACCAGCCGTACGCGCCGACCGGCTACCCGGAGGTGCACCACCTGACCCAGCCGCTGCGGGCGGCGGCGACCCGGCGCGCGGACCTGGACGCGATGCACCTGTGGGCGGGCACCGGCCACCGGCTGGCCCGGACCGGCCCGGCCGCCCGGCTGACCCGGGCGCTGTGGGCGGAGGCGGGGAGGTAGCGCTCTCCTCCGGCCACCTCGTCGATTGGACTGGACCATTGGCCTGGCCAGGCCCTAGGGTCTGAAGTCGCCTCCGCCGCAGGTCGGTTGGTGTCCGGACGGACTTTCGCCCCCGAGGGAGCAGTCGTGAGCGCCTGGCCGCAGTTCCGTGGAGTCCGGACCGTCACCGCCGGGCGGGCGACCGGGACGGTGGTGCGCTGCGGGCTGACCGACACCATGCTCGCCGACCTCTCGGTCTCGGTGGTGCACTTCTACGAGCGGGCGCTGGACGAGGACCGGCTGGCGTCCGGCCTGGCCGCCGCCCTGGCCGCCGTCCCGGAGTTCGGCGGCCGGCTGCGCACCGCCGACGACGGTGTGCTGGAGATCGTCTGCGACGACGCCGGGGTGCCGATGGCCGCCTACGAGGTGGACGGCACCCTGGAGGAGCTGATGGGCCGGGTGACCGCGCCCGGCGGCGGCGACCTGGTCGACCCGGTGGACGCCGCGAAGGCGCGCGGCGGCGGCCTGCCGCTGTTCACCGTACGGGTGACCCGCCCCTCGGCCGGCGGTACGGCGCTCGGCTGCTCCTGGCACCACGCGGTGGGCGACCTGCAGTCGTTCATGCTGCTGATGCGGGCCTGGTCGGCGGCGGTGGAGGGCGGCACCGTCGAACCGGCCGTGCAGGTGGTGGACCGCGAGGCGTACCTGGAGCGGCACCTGCCCGCGACGGACTGCGGACGGCCGGGCTTCCGGGTGCCGGACGCGGCGGAGGCGGCGGCGCTGGCCGCCGAGGTGGCGGCGGCGGGACGGGCCAACCGGACCCTGCAGGTGTTCTTCGCCGAGGAGGAGGTCGCCCGGCTGCACCGGGAGGCGGCCGACGCGGCGGGGCGCCGGCTGAGCGCGGGCGACGCGCTGACCGCGCACGTGGTGGCCACCCTGCGGGAGCTGGACGGCGACACCGGGACCAGGTGGGTCACCGTGCCGGTGAACGTCCGCCGCGCGCTGGGGATGCCGGCGACGCTGGTCGGCAACCCGCTGAGCGAGATCCACCTGCCGTGGGCGCCCGCCCAGGGGCCGGCGGCGCTGGCCGGGGCCCTGCGCGACGCGGTGCTGCGCTTCCCCGAGGACCACCTCAACCTGCGGTCCAACCTGGACTTCCTGCGGGCGCTGGGCCGGGAGCGGACGGGGGAGTGCGTGCCGCTCGGCTTCGATCCGGCGAACCGGCGGTTCAGCCTGTCGAACTGGTCGCGGTTCGGGCTGTACGAGGTGGTGTTCGAGGGGCGGCCGCCGGTCTTCTTCAGCCCGGCGGGCAACTTCCCGGTGCCGTGGATGTCCTGGATGGCGGAGGGGTTCGGCGGCCGGGGCTTCCTGCTGACCGTGGTGCTGCCGGCCCGGCTCGCCGCCCGGCTGCGCGGCGGGGCGGGCCGGGCGGCGCTGCACCGCCACCGCCGGGCGGAGGACGGGCTGCCCGCGCTCGCGCGCGGCCTGGCCAAGCTGCTGTAGCGGGCGGCGGGACGGCCGGCGGCTACGGGGCGATCGCCGAGCGGTAGAAGTCGACCTTGTGCTGAAGGTAGGCCCGCTGGCGGCGCAGCAGCTCGATCTGCTCGTCCACCTGGGCCGAGTGCTCCAGCAGGACGGCCAGCCGGTCGGCGAAGGTGTGCTCGCCGTCGCGGACCAGTTCGGCGAAGCGGAGCATGTCGGCGATCGGCATGCCGGTGTCGCGCAGGCAGCGCAGCACGCCGAGCCACTCCAGGTCGGCGGGGGTGAAGCGGCGGTGCCCGCTGGCGGAGCGCTCCACCCCGTCCAGCAGGCCGATCTTCTCGTAGTACCGCAGGGTGTCCAGGCTGAAGCCCGACTCGGCGACGGCCTGGGCGGGGGTCAGATAGCTGATCGTCGACATGGCATCAGATCATGCCGGGTCAGCTGGAGCGCGCTCCAGGCATTATCCGGCGCGGGCCGCGGTCAGCCCAGCAGGGCGCCCATCCACTCCTCGACGTCGTCGGCGGTGCGCGGCAGCTCGGCGGACATCAGCCGCGCCCCGTCCGCGGTGATCACCAGGTCGTCCTCGATCCGGACGCCGATGCCGCGCAGTTCGAGGGGCAGCGTCTCGTCGTCGGGCTGGAGGTAGAGGCCGGGTTCGACGGTGAGCACCATGCCCTCCTCCAGCACGCCGTCCAGGTAGGTGGCGGCCCGGGCCCGGGCGCAGTCGTGCAGGTCGAGGCCGAGCATGTGCCCGCTGCTGCACAGGGTGTAGCGGCGGTGCAGGCCGACGTCGTCGCGCAGCGACTCCTCGGCGGGCACCCGCAGCACCCCCCAGTCGGCCAGCCCCTCGACGATCACCCGCATCGCCGCGCGGTGGAAGTCGCGGAAGGAGGCACCGGGCTTGAGGGTGGCGATGCCGGCGCTCTGGGCGGCCAGCACCAGGTCGTACACCTCGCGCTGGACGGGGGAGAAGGTGCCGCTGATCGGCAGGGTGCGGGTGATGTCGGCGGTGTAGAGGGAGTCCGTCTCCACGCCGGCGTCGAGCAGCAGCAGCTGGGTGGGGTCGAGCGGGCCGTCGTTGCGGATCCAGTGCAGCGAGCAGGCGTGCGCGCCGGAGGCCACGATGGTGTCGTAGCCGACGCCGTTGCCCTCGGCGCGGGCGCGCTGGTTGAAGGCGCCCTCCAGCCAGCGTTCGCCGCGCGGGTGGCGCAGCGCCGCGGGCAGGGCGCGGACCACGTCGGCGAAGCCGGTGACGGTGTGGTCGACGGACAGCTGCAGCTGCTCGACCTCCCAGGCGTCCTTGACCAGGCGCAGCTCGGCGAGGACGGCGGCGAATTCGCCGTCGGCGAAGGCGGTGGCGGCACACGGGCGCCCGGTGGCGGCGTCCACCGCGGGGTCGGTGCCGGTGAGCACCCGGGTGGCGGGCTGCGGGCCGTCCAGCAGGGCGGCGAGCCGGTCCAGGTGGACGGTGCGGATGCCGGTCAGCTGCTCGGCCTCGGCCAGTTCGGGGCGGCGGCCGACCCAGAACTCGCCGTGCCGGCGGTCGCCGTAGAACTCCCGGCTGCCGGGGGTGCGCTGCGAGCGCGGCCGGGCGTAGAGCACGGCCTCGCCGGTGGGTTCGACGACCAGGACGTGGCCGACCTGGTCCTCGCCGGTGAGGCCGGTGAGGTGGGCGTACGCGCTGTGCGGGCGGAAGCGGTAGTCGCAGGAGTTGGACCGCACGTGCAACTGCCCGGCGGGGACGACCAGCCGCTCGCCGGGGAAGGCGGCGGCCAGCCGGGCGCGCCGGGCCGGGGTGACGTGGTGGCCGGGGGTGCGGGCGTCGGCAGGCAGCGGGGTGGGGGCCCAGCCCTGGGTGAGGAAGGCGGCCAGGGTCTCGGAGACCGGGAGGTCGTGGCTGCCGGTGGCGAGTGCGGCGAGGGGGTCGGCGGTCATGGCTGCTCCTGGGTGCGGCGCGGAACCTGCGAACTATGAGAAGTGGGACACGGGTTGCGGAAGGTCAGGACACGTCTCGATAACGGCCCGCACACCTCTTGCGCTGTGAAATTTCACATTACTATGTTACGGGTCACACCTCAGAGCGGGCCAGATGCGGCCGGGTAGATCCCGAAGAGCGGCCCCCCATCGTGGAGTTGCACACATGAACAGGCGTACCCACACCGCCATCGCGGCGGCCATCGCGGCGGCACTGACCCTCGGACTCGGCGCGTGCAGCAGCACCGGCGGCGACGCGGGCGACGGCGGCCAGCAGGGCGTGACCACCGAGGGCAACGGCATCATCGGGGGTACGCCGGTCAAGGGCGGCACCCTCACCATCCTGTCCAACCAGGACTTCGACCAGCTCGACCCGGCCCGCAACTGGACCATGCCGGTCATGGACGTCGGCGTCCGGATGCTCTACCGCACGCTCACCACCTTCAAGGCCGCCCCGGGCTCCGAGGGCCTGAAGATCGAGCCGGACCTGGCCACCGACCTCGGCACCCCGAGCGACGGCGCCAAGACGTGGACCTTCCACCTGAAGGACGGCCTCAAGTACGAGGACGGCACCGCGATCACCGCGGACGACATCAAGTACAACGTCGAGCGGTCCTTCTCGCCCGAGCTGCCCGGCGGCCCGGACTACGCGGTGCGCTACCTCAACGCCCCGGCCGGCTACCAGGGCCCGCTCAAGGGCGAGCGCCTCGGCAAGGAGGCCATCGAGGTCCCGGACGCGAAGACCATCGTCTTCCACCTCAAGCGCCCGGTCGCCGAGTTCGGCTACACCGTCACCCTGCCGACCTTCGCCCCGGTGCCGAAGGCCAAGGAGACCGGCGCCAACTACAGCAACCACCCGGTCTCCTCCGGCCCGTACAAGATCGAGACCTACGACCGCGGCAAGCGCATGGTGCTGGTCCGCAACACCAACTGGGACCCGAAGTCGGACACGGTCCGCAAGGCGTACCCGGACAGGATCGTCGTCGACCAGACCCTCAAGGGCACCGGCATCGCCGACCGGCTGATCGCCGACCAGGGCGAGGACAGGAACGCGATCTCCTACGTCGACCTGACGCCGTCGAAGATCAGCGAGGTGCTGACCAACCCCGACGTCAAGAAGCGCCTGATCAGCGAGAACGCGGGCTGTACCACCAAGCTCGA from Kitasatospora terrestris includes the following:
- a CDS encoding ABC transporter substrate-binding protein, translating into MNRRTHTAIAAAIAAALTLGLGACSSTGGDAGDGGQQGVTTEGNGIIGGTPVKGGTLTILSNQDFDQLDPARNWTMPVMDVGVRMLYRTLTTFKAAPGSEGLKIEPDLATDLGTPSDGAKTWTFHLKDGLKYEDGTAITADDIKYNVERSFSPELPGGPDYAVRYLNAPAGYQGPLKGERLGKEAIEVPDAKTIVFHLKRPVAEFGYTVTLPTFAPVPKAKETGANYSNHPVSSGPYKIETYDRGKRMVLVRNTNWDPKSDTVRKAYPDRIVVDQTLKGTGIADRLIADQGEDRNAISYVDLTPSKISEVLTNPDVKKRLISENAGCTTKLDMNTTKAPFDNAKVRLAMQYAVDKEAFAATTGGPAFNDIATTYLPPVLTAGNPIDHFQIKPAGDPEKAKALLTEAGLPNGFETELVTSTGGKPQAEAIQAALKRVNVNVTITTVDPTAVNSIIGDKDKQPGLANLGWCPDYPSAATFLPMIFDGRQIKDKGNQGDITRFNDPETIAELDRIADMADLQKANTAWLALDAKIMDKSPAVPLVWQKKPLLVGSNIAGAYAHPVWAGQIDYAVIGLKSVG